The stretch of DNA CCGCCGCGGACGGCTCGGTGGTCGACGATGTTCTGACGCCGCTGACGGTGCTGGAGCCGGGAGAGCGCGCGGTGGTTACGCATCTCGAGGACGAACCGCCGGTGGTCTTCGCGCAGATCATGGCGCTGGGTATCTACGTGGGCATGCAGGTGCGGATGGATTCGCGCACCGAGCAACGCGTTGTCTTCGATGCGGACGGGCGCAGGGTGGTGCTGGCGCCGATGCTGGCGGCCAACATCTCCATTCGCCGCGCCGACGAGGCCGAAGATGCGCCGGACGCAACCGCGACGCTGGCGGCCCTCGAACCAGGACAGGTGGCGGACGTGGTGCGGGTAAGTCCCGCGTGCATCGGGCTGGAACGCCGCCGCCTGATGGATCTTGGCATCGTGCCCGGAACCCGCGTGGGCTATGAGCGGCGCGGCCTGACCGGCGGCCTGTCCGCGTACCGCGTTCGCGGCACCATCGTGGCGTTGCGCGAGGAACAGGCGAGCATGATCGGCGTGACCAATGTGGCGCCGGCCGCACAGGAAGGGAACACGGGAGCCTGATGAGCGAGGACCGCAGTACCACCCAGGATTGTCCGCCCAGCGCGTGCGCCGGGTGTCAGCACCACGCCGGGAACCTGGTGAGGCTCGGCGTCAACATGGACCGCTTCGACTACGTGGTGGCACTGGCCGGCAACCCCAACACCGGCAAGAGCACGGTGTTCAATTCCATCACCGGCCTCAAGCAGCACACCGGCAACTGGCCCGGCAAGACGGTGGCCCGCGCCGAGGGCGGCTTCGCACTGGGCGACCGGCGCTACAAGCTGGTGGACCTCCCCGGCACCTATTCGCTGCTCTCGACCACCGTCGACGAGGAGATTGCGCGCGACTTCATTCTGTTTGCGCGTCCCGACGTCACCGTGGTGGTGGTGGATGCGTCGCACCTGGAGCGCAATCTCAACCTGGCGCTGCAGGTGCTCGAGATCACCGATCGCGCCGTGATCTGTCTCAATCTCGTCGACGAAGCGAAACGTCATGGCCGCACCGTCGATCACCGCCGTCTGGCGCGCGATCTCGGGGTGCCGGTGGTGCCCACCGTGGCCCGTAGCCGCAAGGGCATCGACGGACTCCTCGAGACCATCGCCGACGTCGCCTCGGGCGAGATAGCGTGCAAGCCGCGCCGCCTGGCGCGTGGGTCAAGGGCCGCCGAGCGCGTCGTGGCCGAACTCGCCGCCTCAATAGAAGCGGCACTGCCGGGGCTGTCCAACCCGCGCTGGCTCTCGCTGCGCCTGCTGGACGGCGACGTGGCCGTGGAGCAGGCGCTGCGCTCCGGCTCGCTGGCCGAGTTTGCAGGTGGCGCAGCCCCTGCGCGCGCCGTCGGATCCGAGGTGGCGGCGGACGGGTCCGCGCTGGCCGTGCTGGAATCCGCGCGCGCGCTGCGCTGGGAGGTGGGTCCCGAGTTCCAGGACTCGCTCATCGAGAACCTCTACGCGGAGGCCGCGCTCATCGCGGACCGCGCCACCCTCGTCGATGGCGGCAAGAACGCCTTCGACTTCGACCGGGCCATCGACAACCTGGTGACGAGCCGCTGGTTCGGCTTCCCCATGATGATCGGAATCCTCACCGTGGTCTTCTGGGTCACGG from Candidatus Krumholzibacteriia bacterium encodes:
- a CDS encoding metal-dependent transcriptional regulator produces the protein HIYNHEVREVTCTLTSVAGALEIAASRAVTLVERMQERGLVRIVDGRILLTDDGRRYALEVVRAHRLWERYLADETGVDPLEWHMRAEKQEHALTQDEANALAERLGNPRFDPHGDPIPAADGSVVDDVLTPLTVLEPGERAVVTHLEDEPPVVFAQIMALGIYVGMQVRMDSRTEQRVVFDADGRRVVLAPMLAANISIRRADEAEDAPDATATLAALEPGQVADVVRVSPACIGLERRRLMDLGIVPGTRVGYERRGLTGGLSAYRVRGTIVALREEQASMIGVTNVAPAAQEGNTGA